In Juglans microcarpa x Juglans regia isolate MS1-56 chromosome 4S, Jm3101_v1.0, whole genome shotgun sequence, a single window of DNA contains:
- the LOC121263049 gene encoding superoxide dismutase [Fe], chloroplastic-like produces the protein MAIAVAFSASSSPTCTVLPLQGLPGSLGSHRPLQWTKKERRCRRKIGFTVTAKFDLKPPPYSLNSLEPHMSQETLEYHWGKHHRGYVENLNKQIVGTELDGMSLEDIIIVSYNKGDLLPTFNNAGQIWNHDFFWESMKPGGGGKPDGDLLELIERDFGSFEKFVEEFKSAAATQFGSGWAWLAYKANRLEVGNAVNPRPSNEDKKLVIVKSPNAVNPLVWDYSPLLTIDVWEHAYYLDFQNRRPDYISIFIEKLVSWEAVSSRLEIAKARAAEREREEERKKKEEDDKMAGGETAEVYLDNDTDDSEVE, from the exons ATGGCGATTGCGGTAGCTTTCTCTGCCAGTAGCTCGCCAACTTGCACCGTTCTACCTCTTCAAG GGCTTCCTGGAAGTCTGGGTTCACATCGTCCCCTCCAATGGACAAAGAAAGAG AGACGTTGTAGAAGAAAAATCGGTTTCACAGTGACTGCAAAGTTTGATCTGAAGCCTCCTCCATATTCACTG AATTCTTTGGAGCCACATATGAGCCAGGAGACCTTGGAGTATCATTGGGGAAAGCACCATAGGGGTTACGTGGAGAACCTAAACAAGCAAATAGTAGGAACAGAGCTGGATGGAATGTCATTGGAAGATATAATAATTGTTTCATACAATAAAGGTGATCTTCTTCCAACTTTCAATAACGCAGGACAG ATTTGGAACCACGACTTCTTTTGGGAATCCATGAAACCCGGCGGTGGGGGGAAGCCAGATGGGGATCTTCTAGAACTGATTGAAAGGGACTTTGgatcttttgaaaaatttgttgaaGAGTTCAAGTCAGCTGCAGCTACACAGTTTGGTTCTGGTTGGGCTTGGCTTGCAT ATAAAGCGAATAGACTAGAAGTTGGAAATGCAGTAAATCCCCGCCCATCAAATGAAGACAAAAAGCTTGTGATAGTGAAGAGCCCCAATGCTGTCAATCCACTTGTTTGGGACTATTCT CCACTTCTTACCATCGATGTTTGGGAG CATGCTTACTACCTCGACTTTCAG AACCGTCGACCTGATTACATATCAATCTTCATTGAGAAGCTTGTATCATGGGAAGCAGTCAGTTCTAGACTTGAAATTGCAAAGGCCCGAGCTgctgaaagagagagagaagaagaaaggaagaaaaaagaggagGATGACAAAATGGCAGGTGGCGAAACTGCTGAGGTGTACTTGGACAATGATACTGATGACTCGGAGGTTGAATGA
- the LOC121263134 gene encoding probable pterin-4-alpha-carbinolamine dehydratase, chloroplastic — MALITHLSSPLLLPRYLHHPYLNPKPNLTLSFRNSRIRAVGGGDMLGDFGARDPFPAEVESRFAEKVLGNGNTEHKILIPSISALSLSQQQCAPLSPFQPPMSTDEVQKLLKKVVGWRLLDEEGGLKLQCLWKLRDFKCGVELINRIYEVAEAAGHYPNLHLEQPNQVRAELWTASIGGLSINDFIVAAKIDEIKTSDLVPRKRIWA, encoded by the exons ATGGCACTCATCACTcatctctcctctcctcttctccttcctcgtTATCTTCACCACCCCTACCTAAACCCCAAACccaacctcactctctctttcagAAATAGCAGAATCAGGGCCGTTGGGGGCGGTGACATGCTTGGTGACTTTGGGGCCCGGGACCCTTTCCCGGCTGAGGTAGAGAGTCGTTTTGCAGAGAAGGTGCTGGGCAACGGCAACACCGAGCACAAGATCCTCATCCCCAGcatctccgctctctctctttcccagCAGCAGTGCGCCCCCCTCTCTCCTTTCCAGCCCCCCATGTCCACTGATGAGGTTCAGAAGCTCTTGAAAAAA GTGGTTGGCTGGAGGCTATTGGATGAAGAAGGTGGTCTTAAACTACAATGCTTGTGGAAATTGAGAGATTTTAAATGTGGGGTTGAACTCATTAATAGGATTTATGAGGTTGCAGAAGCTGCAGGGCATTACCCAAACCTCCACTTGGAACAACCAAATCAAGTTAGGGCTGAACTTTGGACAGCTTCCATTG GGGGCTTGAGTATAAATGACTTCATTGTAGCTGCCAaaatagatgagataaaaacatCAGATCTTGTCCCAAGAAAAAGAATCTGGGCCTAG
- the LOC121262993 gene encoding metacaspase-1-like, whose amino-acid sequence MAVNCSNCHTSLQLPSEAQSIRCPICHAINPIDIADPALCLPPPSSSSSSSSSSDHHNHDYPHAPPAMAPSPYNHAPLGPPPSVHGRKRAVICGISYKNSRRELKGCINDAKYMKYLLVKRFNFPESSILMLTEEEDDPCRHPTKSNIRMAMCWLVQGCQAGDSLVFHYSGHGSQQRNYTGDEIDGYDETLCPVDYETQGMIVDDEINATIVRPLPLGVKLHSIIDACHSGTVLDLPFLCRMDGDGSYMWEDHRPRSGVWKGTNGGEVISFSSCDDSQTSADSLDLSRITSSGAMIYSFIQAIERGHGTTYGAMLNAMRSTIHKRDDNQGGGGIVSSVLTMLLPGGNGGGLKQEPQLTANEIFNVYSKPFSL is encoded by the exons ATGGCAGTTAACTGCTCAAACTGCCACACCTCGCTACAGCTTCCTTCAGAGGCCCAGTCCATTCGCTGCCCAATCTGCCATGCCATCAACCCCATAGACATAGCCGACCCAGCCCTCTGCCTCCCACCgccatcatcatcttcctcttcctcctcctcctctgacCACCATAACCATGATTACCCTCACGCCCCACCCGCCATGGCTCCATCTCCTTACAACCACGCGCCTCTCGGTCCCCCTCCCTCCGTCCATGGCCGCAAGCGGGCCGTCATCTGCGGCATTTCCTACAAGAACTCCCGGCGCGAGCTCAAGGGTTGTATCAACGATGCCAAGTACATGAAGTACTTGCTGGTCAAGCGGTTCAACTTCCCCGAGTCATCCATTCTCATGCTCACTG aagaagaagacgatCCTTGCAGGCATCCAACCAAAAGCAACATCAGAATGGCAATGTGTTGGCTTGTCCAAGGTTGTCAAGCAGGGGACTCCTTGGTTTTTCACTATTCTGGTCATGGTTCACAGCAAAGGAACTACACTGGAGATGAGATTGATGGATATGATGAAACACTCTGCCCCGTAGATTATGAAACTCAGGGAATGATTGTTGATGATGAGATCAATGCAACAATTGTCCGACCTCTTCCTCTTGGAGTCAAGCTCCATTCAATTATTGATGCTTGCCACAGCGGTACCGTATTAGATTTACCATTTCTCTGCAGGATGGATGG GGATGGAAGCTACATGTGGGAGGACCATCGCCCTAGATCAGGTGTGTGGAAAGGAACAAATGGGGGGGAGGTCATATCCTTCAGTAGCTGTGATGATAGTCAGACCTCAGCAGACAGTTTG GATCTATCTAGGATCACATCAAGTGGTGCCATGATTTATTCTTTCATCCAAGCCATTGAGCGTGGACATGGAACTACATATGGAGCTATGCTAAATGCTATGCGATCTACCATCCATAAAAGAGATGACAATCAAGGGGGTGGTGGTATAGTGTCATCTGTTCTCACCATGCTTTTGCCAGGAGGGAATGGTGGCGGGTTGAAACAG GAACCTCAGCTGACTGCGAATGAAATATTCAATGTGTATTCGAAGCCTTTTTCCCTATAG